Proteins encoded by one window of Sediminicoccus rosea:
- a CDS encoding ABC transporter ATP-binding protein translates to MISLRGVRKTYASPAGPIEAVAGVSVDIAEGEFVSILGPSGCGKSTLLMMLAGLESITAGSITIGGQPMTGPRRDAGLVFQDATLLPWLSARDNVLFPIKMMRLPREKYVARAEELLHSVGLGAFMDKRPRELSGGMRQRVALCRSLIHTPSIMLMDEPFSALDAITRDEMALVLLDLWSRHRKTGIFITHSIREAVLLSDRVLVMTKRPAVVVADVPIPFARPRDESVQDSPEFIAIVAKLRGMIEHSIKDAA, encoded by the coding sequence ATGATCTCCCTTCGCGGGGTCCGCAAGACCTATGCCTCGCCGGCCGGGCCCATCGAGGCCGTGGCCGGCGTCTCCGTGGACATCGCCGAGGGCGAGTTCGTCTCCATCCTGGGCCCCTCGGGCTGCGGGAAGTCCACCCTTTTGATGATGCTGGCCGGCCTCGAATCCATCACGGCCGGCAGCATCACCATCGGCGGCCAGCCGATGACCGGCCCGCGCCGCGATGCCGGCCTCGTCTTCCAGGACGCGACGCTGCTGCCCTGGCTCTCCGCCCGCGACAACGTCCTCTTCCCGATCAAGATGATGCGCCTGCCGCGCGAGAAATACGTGGCGCGCGCGGAGGAGCTGCTGCATTCGGTCGGCCTCGGCGCCTTCATGGACAAGCGCCCGCGCGAGCTTTCGGGCGGCATGCGCCAGCGCGTGGCGCTCTGCCGCTCGCTGATCCACACGCCGTCCATCATGCTGATGGACGAGCCCTTCTCCGCGCTCGATGCCATCACGCGTGACGAGATGGCGCTGGTGTTGCTCGACCTCTGGTCCCGCCATCGCAAGACCGGGATCTTCATCACCCACTCGATCCGCGAGGCGGTGCTGCTCTCCGACCGCGTCCTGGTCATGACCAAGCGCCCCGCCGTCGTCGTCGCCGACGTGCCGATTCCCTTTGCACGCCCGCGCGATGAGAGCGTGCAGGACAGCCCCGAATTCATCGCCATCGTGGCCAAGCTGCGCGGCATGATCGAGCATAGCATCAAGGATGCGGCGTGA
- a CDS encoding ABC transporter substrate-binding protein, with protein sequence MVTLSRRSALAAGTAIIASPLAAPNVARAQAALRLTLPWLAQGSTAYAFIAREMGAFSRRGLNVEVTRGFGSVAAAQALAQGQFDYAIIGAGPMILAAARELPVLGMATVNYDMTMGIALRADSPIRTAKDLEGKRIGAVPTSAEFPFWPAFARRAGINLQSVTIQQMDNRVLERSLIDRQVDAITAIGSSTIPVMQAQNAAHRFIPYSSAGLNFYANVICTRPEVLQNRAAQAEAVTDALLEAAAFQLREPERALDMFIRQVPEIGITSGGRENARLSQGLMQATMLAPEAIQNGLGWTDMAKWNAMTDLVMEFGAPADAKRPATDAIISNRFAGRIKLTEAEWAAQRTRLAPFGAMLG encoded by the coding sequence ATGGTCACGCTGTCCCGCCGTTCCGCCCTCGCCGCGGGCACCGCCATCATCGCCTCCCCCTTGGCCGCGCCGAATGTGGCCCGCGCCCAGGCGGCGCTGCGCCTGACGCTGCCCTGGCTCGCCCAGGGCTCCACGGCCTACGCCTTCATCGCGCGCGAGATGGGCGCCTTCTCCCGCCGCGGCCTGAATGTGGAAGTGACGCGCGGCTTCGGCTCCGTCGCCGCCGCCCAGGCCCTGGCCCAGGGCCAGTTCGACTATGCCATCATCGGCGCCGGCCCGATGATCCTCGCCGCCGCACGCGAGCTTCCGGTGCTCGGCATGGCCACCGTGAACTACGACATGACCATGGGCATCGCGCTGCGCGCCGACAGCCCGATCCGCACCGCGAAGGACCTGGAGGGCAAGCGCATCGGCGCCGTGCCGACCAGCGCGGAATTCCCCTTCTGGCCGGCCTTCGCCCGCCGTGCCGGCATCAACCTGCAGAGCGTGACCATCCAGCAGATGGACAACCGCGTGCTGGAGCGCAGCCTGATCGACCGCCAGGTGGATGCCATCACCGCCATCGGCTCCTCCACCATCCCGGTGATGCAGGCGCAGAACGCGGCGCACCGCTTCATCCCCTATTCCTCGGCCGGGCTGAACTTCTACGCCAACGTGATCTGCACCCGCCCCGAGGTGCTGCAGAACCGCGCCGCCCAGGCCGAGGCCGTGACCGACGCGCTGCTCGAAGCCGCCGCCTTCCAGCTGCGCGAGCCCGAGCGCGCGCTCGACATGTTCATCCGCCAGGTGCCCGAGATCGGCATCACCTCGGGCGGGCGTGAGAATGCGCGCCTTTCCCAGGGCCTGATGCAAGCGACCATGCTGGCGCCCGAGGCGATCCAGAACGGCCTGGGCTGGACCGACATGGCGAAGTGGAACGCCATGACCGACCTCGTGATGGAGTTCGGCGCCCCGGCCGATGCCAAGCGCCCGGCGACCGACGCCATCATCTCGAACCGCTTCGCCGGCCGCATCAAGCTGACCGAGGCCGAGTGGGCCGCGCAGCGCACCCGCCTCGCCCCCTTCGGCGCGATGCTGGGCTGA
- a CDS encoding Bug family tripartite tricarboxylate transporter substrate binding protein, with the protein MIQLSRRRLPVLAASLLAGAGAARAQGIPAGTVRIVVPFNPGGISDILARSLAQNMTTSLGQTVVVENRAGANGSIGAGVVARATPDGLTLLLGVTDTHAVNPAAMRNIPYDANADFEPISLLTRVPLALAVGPTQREIADLRAFVAAAKARPGALTYSSWGVGSTSQIAMLRIGIAAGAEMLHVPFTGAAPAQQALAAGQVDAMVMPAGAAEALARDGRVRVLATLSPARLPLLPNVPTLQEQGVPLTTSIIQAIFAPARTPAPVVARLNQAMAAAMATPAMIEVFRAQAAVPEHTTPAALAALVRTEQEAWGNVVRSENIRLD; encoded by the coding sequence TTGATCCAGCTTTCCCGTCGTCGCCTGCCCGTCCTTGCCGCCTCCCTCCTCGCCGGCGCCGGCGCCGCGCGCGCCCAGGGAATCCCGGCTGGCACGGTGCGCATCGTGGTCCCCTTCAACCCGGGCGGCATCAGCGACATCCTGGCGCGCAGCCTCGCGCAGAACATGACGACCTCGCTTGGCCAGACGGTGGTGGTGGAGAACCGGGCCGGTGCCAATGGCAGCATCGGCGCCGGCGTTGTCGCCCGCGCCACGCCGGATGGGCTGACGCTGCTGCTGGGGGTGACGGATACGCATGCGGTGAACCCGGCCGCGATGCGCAACATCCCTTACGACGCCAACGCCGATTTCGAGCCGATCAGCCTGCTGACGCGCGTGCCGCTGGCGCTCGCGGTGGGTCCCACCCAGCGCGAGATCGCCGATCTGCGCGCCTTCGTCGCCGCCGCCAAGGCGCGGCCCGGCGCGCTGACCTATTCGAGCTGGGGGGTCGGCAGCACCTCGCAGATCGCCATGCTGCGCATCGGCATCGCCGCGGGGGCCGAGATGCTGCACGTGCCCTTCACCGGCGCGGCGCCCGCGCAGCAGGCGCTGGCCGCGGGCCAGGTGGATGCCATGGTGATGCCGGCCGGTGCCGCCGAAGCGCTGGCGCGGGATGGGCGCGTGCGCGTGCTGGCGACGCTCTCGCCCGCGCGCCTGCCGCTGCTGCCCAATGTGCCCACTCTGCAGGAGCAGGGCGTGCCGCTCACGACCAGCATCATCCAGGCGATCTTCGCGCCCGCCCGCACGCCGGCCCCGGTGGTCGCGCGGCTCAACCAGGCGATGGCTGCGGCCATGGCCACGCCCGCGATGATCGAGGTCTTCCGTGCCCAGGCCGCGGTGCCCGAGCACACGA